The following coding sequences lie in one Pelecanus crispus isolate bPelCri1 chromosome 9, bPelCri1.pri, whole genome shotgun sequence genomic window:
- the LOC104034989 gene encoding alpha-1-acid glycoprotein-like: MAMARVAAAVLGLAVLLPTAAFPCGALHLQRPDNTMASKLLGTWLYVAGAAQFPQHLLEMLLIDHGHLHVEPHAGEQQLLITQRVAVGDQCLTNNSTYFEITTSNTTLVKHAKTQQTMGTLMNLRSDDVLLIQYQLQRERTYLGLYLYARNLSASTAHREEFEHHAKCLGLSKEEIVYAPWKTELCQVKEIEEENNPCTEPAAAVTASPPPGTHQPESTGS, from the exons ATGGCCATGGCCAGGGTCGCCGCCGCCGTCCTCGGCCTCGCAGTGCTGCTGCCCACAGCCGCCTTCCCCTGCGGAGCCCTGCACCTGCAGCGCCCGGACAACACCATGGCATCGAAG cTGCTGGGGACGTGGCTGTACGTGGCTGGGGCCGCCCAGTttccccagcacctcctggagATGCTGCTCATCGACCACGGCCACCTCCACGTGGAGCCCCACGCCGGCgagcagcagctgctcatcACCCAGCGCGTGGCCGT GGGGGACCAATGTCTCACCAACAACTCCACCTACTTCGAAATCACCACCAGTAACACCACGCTGGTGAAGCACG CCAAGACCCAGCAAACCATGGGGACACTGATGAACCTCCGCTCTGACGACGTTCTACTCATCCAGTAccagctgcagagggaaaggaCATATTTGGGACTGTACCTCTACG CCCGAAACCTGAGCGCGAGCACAGCCCACCGGGAAGAGTTCGAGCACCACGCCAagtgcctggggctgagcaaaGAGGAGATCGTGTACGCACCGTGGAAAACA GAGCTGTGTCAAGTGAAAGAAATCgaagaagaaaacaacccaTGCACGGAGCCCGCGGCTGCAGTCACAGCATCACCTCCTCCAGGCACGCACCAGCCCGAGAGCACGGGTAGCTGA
- the SLC25A25 gene encoding mitochondrial adenyl nucleotide antiporter SLC25A25 isoform X6 → MLCLCLYVPVFGESQTEFQYFESKGLPAELKSIFRLSLFIPSQEFSTYRQWKQKIVKAGDKDLDGQLDFEEFVHYLQDHEKKLRLVFKSLDKKNDGRIDAQEIVQSLRDLGVKISEQQAEKILKRIRTGHFWGPVTYMDKNGTMTIDWNEWRDYHLLHPVENIPEIILYWKHSTIFDVGENLTVPDEFTVEERQTGMWWRHLVAGGGAGAVSRTCTAPLDRLKVLMQVHASRSNNMCIVGGFTQMIREGGPRSLWRGNGINVLKIAPESAIKFMAYEQIKRFIGTDQEMLRIHERLLAGSLAGAIAQSSIYPMEVLKTRMALRKTGQYSGMLDCAKNILSKEGMAAFYKGYIPNMLGIIPYAGIDLAVYETLKNAWLQRYAVNSADPGVFVLLACGTISSTCGQLASYPLALVRTRMQAQASVEGAPEVTMRGLFKHILKTEGAFGLYRGLAPNFMKVIPAVSISYVVYENLKMTLGVQSR, encoded by the exons ATGCTCTGCCTCTGTCTGTATGTGCCAGTGTTCGGGGAATCGCAGACGGAGTTTCAGTACTTTGAGTCAAAGGGGCTGCCGGCTGAACTCAAATCTATCTTCCGACTCAGCCTCTTCATTCCTTCCCAGGAGTTCTCTACCTACCGCCAGTGGAAGCAG aaaattGTGAAGGCTGGAGACAAGGACCTGGATGGACAGCTAGATTTTGAGGAATTTGTTCACTATCTCCAAGATCATGAAAAGAAGCTGAGACTGGTCTTCAAGAGTTTGGATAAGAAGAATGATG GCCGTATCGATGCCCAGGAGATTGTACAGTCTCTTCGGGACCTGGGAGTCAAGATCTCTGAGCAGCAGGCTGAGAAAATACTGAAGAG AATAAGGACGGGACACTTCTGGGGTCCTGTCACCTA CATGGATAAAAATGGGACTATGACAATTGATTGGAATGAGTGGCGAGACTATCACCTGCTGCACCCAGTGGAGAACATTCCTGAAATCATCCTGTACTGGAAGCACTCCACG ATCTTTGATGTAGGAGAGAATTTGACTGTCCCTGATGAGTTCACAGTGGAAGAGAGGCAGACAGGGATGTGGTGGAGACATCTGGTTGCAGGTGGAGGTGCAGGTGCCGTGTCCAGAACCTGTACAGCTCCCTTGGACCGCTTGAAAGTGCTCATGCAG GTTCATGCCTCCCGCAGTAACAACATGTGCATTGTTGGCGGTTTTACTCAGATGATCCGAGAGGGTGGACCAAGGTCACTGTGGCGAGGGAATGGCATCAATGTGTTGAAGATTGCACCGGAATCTGCCATTAAGTTCATGGCCTATGAGCAG ATCAAGCGGTTCATTGGTACTGACCAAGAAATGCTGAGGATCCATGAGCGGCTGTTAGCTGGTTCTCTGGCTGGGGCCATTGCACAGAGCAGCATCTACCCGATGGAG GTTCTGAAAACACGGATGGCTTTAAGGAAGACAGGACAATATTCAGGCATGTTGGATTGTGCTAAAAACATCCTTTCGAAGGAAGGAATGGCTGCCTTCTACAAAGGCTACATCCCCAACATGCTAGGAATCATTCCGTATGCTGGTATTGACCTGGCAGTCTATGAG ACACTGAAAAATGCCTGGTTGCAACGCTATGCTGTCAACAGTGCTGACCCTGGAGTCTTTGTTCTGCTGGCTTGTGGCACCATCTCCAGTACCTGTGGACAGCTTGCCAGTTACCCACTGGCTCTTGTGAGGACACGCATGCAGGCCCAAG CTTCAGTGGAGGGTGCTCCCGAAGTGACGATGAGGGGACTGTTTAAACACATTCTGAAGACAGAGGGAGCATTTGGTCTTTACCGGGGTCTGGCACCGAACTTTATGAAGGTGATCCCAGCTGTAAGCATCAGCTACGTGGTTTATGAAAACTTGAAGATGACTCTGGGCGTGCAGTCACGGTGA
- the SLC25A25 gene encoding mitochondrial adenyl nucleotide antiporter SLC25A25 isoform X5, which translates to MLCLCLYVPVFGESQTEFQYFESKGLPAELKSIFRLSLFIPSQEFSTYRQWKQKIVKAGDKDLDGQLDFEEFVHYLQDHEKKLRLVFKSLDKKNDGRIDAQEIVQSLRDLGVKISEQQAEKILKSMDKNGTMTIDWNEWRDYHLLHPVENIPEIILYWKHSTIFDVGENLTVPDEFTVEERQTGMWWRHLVAGGGAGAVSRTCTAPLDRLKVLMQVHASRSNNMCIVGGFTQMIREGGPRSLWRGNGINVLKIAPESAIKFMAYEQIKRFIGTDQEMLRIHERLLAGSLAGAIAQSSIYPMEVLKTRMALRKTGQYSGMLDCAKNILSKEGMAAFYKGYIPNMLGIIPYAGIDLAVYETLKNAWLQRYAVNSADPGVFVLLACGTISSTCGQLASYPLALVRTRMQAQASVEGAPEVTMRGLFKHILKTEGAFGLYRGLAPNFMKVIPAVSISYVVYENLKMTLGVQSR; encoded by the exons ATGCTCTGCCTCTGTCTGTATGTGCCAGTGTTCGGGGAATCGCAGACGGAGTTTCAGTACTTTGAGTCAAAGGGGCTGCCGGCTGAACTCAAATCTATCTTCCGACTCAGCCTCTTCATTCCTTCCCAGGAGTTCTCTACCTACCGCCAGTGGAAGCAG aaaattGTGAAGGCTGGAGACAAGGACCTGGATGGACAGCTAGATTTTGAGGAATTTGTTCACTATCTCCAAGATCATGAAAAGAAGCTGAGACTGGTCTTCAAGAGTTTGGATAAGAAGAATGATG GCCGTATCGATGCCCAGGAGATTGTACAGTCTCTTCGGGACCTGGGAGTCAAGATCTCTGAGCAGCAGGCTGAGAAAATACTGAAGAG CATGGATAAAAATGGGACTATGACAATTGATTGGAATGAGTGGCGAGACTATCACCTGCTGCACCCAGTGGAGAACATTCCTGAAATCATCCTGTACTGGAAGCACTCCACG ATCTTTGATGTAGGAGAGAATTTGACTGTCCCTGATGAGTTCACAGTGGAAGAGAGGCAGACAGGGATGTGGTGGAGACATCTGGTTGCAGGTGGAGGTGCAGGTGCCGTGTCCAGAACCTGTACAGCTCCCTTGGACCGCTTGAAAGTGCTCATGCAG GTTCATGCCTCCCGCAGTAACAACATGTGCATTGTTGGCGGTTTTACTCAGATGATCCGAGAGGGTGGACCAAGGTCACTGTGGCGAGGGAATGGCATCAATGTGTTGAAGATTGCACCGGAATCTGCCATTAAGTTCATGGCCTATGAGCAG ATCAAGCGGTTCATTGGTACTGACCAAGAAATGCTGAGGATCCATGAGCGGCTGTTAGCTGGTTCTCTGGCTGGGGCCATTGCACAGAGCAGCATCTACCCGATGGAG GTTCTGAAAACACGGATGGCTTTAAGGAAGACAGGACAATATTCAGGCATGTTGGATTGTGCTAAAAACATCCTTTCGAAGGAAGGAATGGCTGCCTTCTACAAAGGCTACATCCCCAACATGCTAGGAATCATTCCGTATGCTGGTATTGACCTGGCAGTCTATGAG ACACTGAAAAATGCCTGGTTGCAACGCTATGCTGTCAACAGTGCTGACCCTGGAGTCTTTGTTCTGCTGGCTTGTGGCACCATCTCCAGTACCTGTGGACAGCTTGCCAGTTACCCACTGGCTCTTGTGAGGACACGCATGCAGGCCCAAG CTTCAGTGGAGGGTGCTCCCGAAGTGACGATGAGGGGACTGTTTAAACACATTCTGAAGACAGAGGGAGCATTTGGTCTTTACCGGGGTCTGGCACCGAACTTTATGAAGGTGATCCCAGCTGTAAGCATCAGCTACGTGGTTTATGAAAACTTGAAGATGACTCTGGGCGTGCAGTCACGGTGA